A genomic region of Salinibacter pepae contains the following coding sequences:
- a CDS encoding carboxypeptidase-like regulatory domain-containing protein, with product MRRVTGGPHLAFFLCLCALLGAGQAANAQQPAPARGRATLVGTVVDSATGAPLSDVNVFIAESMRGTTTDDQGRFRLTGVPLGAQQLYVSFVGYESASRSLNLREARPYRFEFALPETVLEGEGVVVEAERDEQWQRRFERFKSAFLGETPNAEQANIRNREVLSFDGGLGSLDAFAARPIVIENQALGYRVEYHLEDFKVTQRRTQYDGEPFFEELEGTPAQEAEWEKARREAFLGSFHHLMLAMIEGRVEEQGFKLFYRQNAPGGPPGSSSSGPPGSGGFGSGFSGGGRMSIEVGDIMTEGDGPDEHILDFQGAAEVIYLGEKQSEAYSAWREERTGRRGGRAPRYQTSQFWLERGPATVDYKGEVVERYGVTVSGYFGFERVADQVPKGYRPQ from the coding sequence ATGCGTCGTGTCACAGGGGGGCCCCATCTCGCTTTCTTCCTCTGCCTCTGTGCGCTACTTGGCGCCGGGCAGGCGGCCAACGCCCAGCAGCCCGCCCCTGCACGCGGACGGGCCACCCTGGTGGGCACCGTCGTAGACTCGGCGACCGGCGCCCCCCTGTCGGACGTGAACGTTTTCATCGCGGAGAGCATGCGGGGGACGACGACCGACGACCAGGGGCGCTTTCGGCTCACGGGCGTGCCGCTCGGGGCGCAGCAGCTGTACGTCTCTTTCGTGGGGTACGAGTCGGCGTCCCGGAGCCTCAACCTGCGGGAGGCGAGGCCGTATCGGTTCGAGTTTGCGCTGCCGGAAACGGTCCTGGAAGGAGAGGGCGTCGTCGTCGAGGCCGAGCGGGACGAGCAGTGGCAGCGGCGCTTCGAGCGATTTAAGTCGGCCTTTCTTGGCGAAACCCCCAACGCGGAGCAGGCGAACATCCGAAACCGGGAGGTGCTCAGCTTCGACGGGGGCCTGGGCTCGCTGGACGCCTTTGCCGCCCGCCCCATCGTGATTGAAAACCAGGCCCTCGGCTACCGGGTGGAGTACCACCTGGAGGACTTCAAGGTCACCCAGCGGCGGACACAGTACGATGGGGAGCCGTTCTTTGAAGAACTGGAGGGCACCCCGGCCCAGGAGGCGGAGTGGGAGAAGGCCCGCCGGGAGGCATTCCTCGGGTCCTTCCACCACCTCATGCTCGCCATGATTGAGGGTCGGGTCGAGGAACAGGGCTTCAAGCTGTTCTACCGCCAGAACGCACCGGGCGGCCCCCCCGGCAGCTCGTCGTCGGGCCCGCCGGGGAGCGGCGGCTTTGGATCGGGCTTCTCCGGGGGCGGACGGATGTCCATCGAGGTGGGCGACATCATGACCGAGGGAGACGGGCCGGACGAGCACATTCTTGACTTTCAGGGGGCGGCCGAGGTCATCTACCTCGGAGAGAAGCAAAGTGAGGCCTATTCGGCCTGGCGGGAAGAGCGCACCGGGCGCCGGGGCGGACGGGCGCCCCGCTACCAGACCTCCCAGTTCTGGCTGGAGCGGGGCCCGGCCACCGTCGACTACAAGGGCGAAGTCGTGGAGCGGTACGGCGTGACGGTATCGGGATACTTCGGGTTCGAGCGGGTGGCCGACCAAGTGCCAAAGGGGTACCGTCCGCAGTAG
- a CDS encoding potassium channel family protein translates to MTAISTPDSEDLHIIIAGAGRVGHRTARVLRDQGHDAYLIDKDPDIVEDARQALGATVIEGDATDPKVLAQADPKRADVLAALTETGATNFAICAVVKHLTGDIRTVARIERPDQLDEEGTFFDRVVYPERAGAKSAVNQILTGDTRVFEDVTGDLDVAEVQVALEAPAAGKQLDAAALPDQSHVVFDVTNDEVPQPGTELVPGHRYLIVAAPGVAREARRRLVG, encoded by the coding sequence ATGACTGCCATTTCCACCCCAGACTCGGAGGATCTCCACATCATCATCGCCGGGGCCGGGCGCGTCGGGCACCGGACGGCCCGGGTCCTGAGAGACCAGGGCCACGACGCGTATCTCATCGACAAGGACCCGGACATCGTCGAGGACGCCCGGCAGGCGCTGGGGGCGACGGTTATCGAAGGGGACGCCACAGACCCGAAGGTGCTGGCGCAGGCCGACCCCAAGCGGGCCGATGTCCTCGCTGCCCTCACGGAGACCGGAGCAACAAACTTTGCAATCTGTGCGGTCGTCAAGCACCTCACCGGCGACATCCGCACGGTTGCCCGGATCGAACGGCCCGATCAGCTCGACGAGGAGGGCACGTTCTTTGACCGGGTGGTCTACCCGGAACGGGCCGGGGCAAAGTCCGCGGTTAATCAAATCCTGACCGGGGACACGCGGGTCTTCGAGGACGTTACCGGCGACCTTGACGTGGCGGAGGTTCAGGTCGCCCTGGAGGCCCCGGCTGCCGGCAAGCAGCTGGATGCCGCCGCGCTCCCGGATCAGAGTCACGTCGTGTTCGACGTCACCAACGACGAGGTGCCCCAGCCCGGCACCGAGCTCGTGCCGGGACACCGGTACCTGATTGTGGCGGCCCCCGGCGTGGCCCGTGAGGCGCGGAGACGACTGGTCGGCTAG
- a CDS encoding DUF2214 family protein produces MALWSSALVLYLHILSFMLTYAAVAAEYALLRGPTDAATARSLGTADLVYGIAAVGVFVTGAVQVLYFGKGFAYYMQSPVLWTKVGLFTLVGVASIYPTLTFLRWQAELNGEDVPVQNLWGLSIPSRSAARNGRLRGTVGLELGLLTLLPLLGSALHYGLG; encoded by the coding sequence ATGGCCCTCTGGTCCTCCGCGCTCGTGCTGTACCTGCACATCCTCAGCTTCATGCTCACCTACGCCGCGGTGGCGGCCGAGTACGCCCTGCTGCGCGGCCCCACCGATGCCGCCACGGCCCGGTCACTGGGCACGGCCGACCTCGTGTACGGAATTGCCGCCGTCGGCGTGTTCGTCACCGGTGCGGTGCAGGTTCTGTACTTTGGAAAAGGGTTTGCCTACTACATGCAAAGCCCGGTGCTGTGGACGAAGGTCGGGCTGTTTACGCTGGTCGGCGTGGCGTCCATCTACCCCACGCTCACGTTTCTGCGGTGGCAGGCCGAGCTCAACGGCGAGGACGTGCCCGTTCAGAACCTGTGGGGACTCTCGATTCCCTCGCGTTCAGCCGCTCGCAACGGGAGGTTGCGGGGCACCGTCGGGCTTGAACTCGGCCTGCTGACCCTCCTCCCCCTTCTCGGCAGCGCACTGCACTACGGGCTCGGCTGA
- a CDS encoding TIGR03643 family protein encodes MGVQSDHNLSDEDVSHVIGMAWKDDVPFEAIEARYGLDEEAVIALMRARLKRSSWKLWRERVSGRPSKHAARQSLTDSVSKRPPGARSLEPLDGPNSPADLGDGSPFRDRPGDTDDAPDVPENDDPDPDG; translated from the coding sequence ATGGGCGTCCAAAGCGACCACAACCTCTCGGATGAAGACGTGTCCCACGTCATCGGCATGGCCTGGAAAGACGACGTGCCCTTCGAGGCCATCGAGGCGCGGTACGGACTCGACGAAGAGGCCGTCATCGCACTGATGCGCGCCCGACTGAAGCGGTCGAGTTGGAAGCTCTGGCGCGAGCGGGTCAGCGGCCGCCCGTCGAAGCATGCCGCCCGACAGTCTCTGACCGACTCGGTCAGCAAACGCCCCCCCGGTGCCCGTTCGCTGGAGCCCCTCGACGGACCGAATTCCCCTGCAGATCTGGGGGATGGGTCTCCGTTTCGGGACCGTCCGGGCGACACGGACGACGCACCCGATGTCCCCGAGAACGACGACCCGGACCCGGACGGGTAG